A stretch of the Ostrea edulis chromosome 9, xbOstEdul1.1, whole genome shotgun sequence genome encodes the following:
- the LOC130049969 gene encoding tripartite motif-containing protein 2-like codes for MDPFRRAQIILLCDLCKTAHLQSHCERCHINLCQTCVGKHLSDSSIRHKVVPYKYRKSLNYSKCPDHADELCKHYCEKCDISVCSTCVSSSKHEGHDISDILEKLSSKTESLQKDLDELETRIYPRYEEMASDVHTEKIELETNYGELTTIADQQGEALHREITAIVNQRKSNIQEMKNKHLSTLNKNTDEITQKMAELKQIMSDLKSILKSNDVSLTSSYKSRNSEFRTLPPKVRVTVPSFSAQKINKDQLNEMFGSLSPLSINTEHGDTIKSAEAVSSPPVKPLLDEPRVTATIDTGYEYLASVSCLSEDQVWTCGDNETMKLLNLQSKLLTSIQTKSRKPPTDIAVTRDGDLVYTDTSDGTVNLIKNKQIQTVITLQGWYPLNVCSTASGDLLVTMYSDDDKQSKVVRYSGSTEKQSIQFDDQGRPLYSSGDYIKYLSENKNLDICVADTSAVVVVNQSGKLRFRYTGHPSNTKQSFYPFSITTDSQSHILTADYDNHRIHILDQDGQFLHYIHLHLRAPWGLCVDIRDNLFVAELDTAKVKKIQYL; via the coding sequence ATGGATCCGTTCCGCAGAGCCCAGATTATCCTATTGTGTGACCTCTGTAAAACTGCCCacctacagagtcactgtgaacgTTGTCATATAAATCTATGCCAGACCTGTGTTGGGAAGCACCTCTCGGATTCGTCTATAAGACACAAAGTCGTGCCCTATAAATACAGAAAGTCTCTTAACTACTCAAAATGTCCAGACCACGCCGACGAACTCTGTAAACATTACTGTGAGAAATGTGACATTtctgtctgttctacctgcgtcTCCTCAAGTAAACATGAAGGTCacgatatatcagatattctggaaaaactcagctctaaaacagaaagtttacagaAAGATCTGGACGAACTCGAGACCAGAATTTACCcgcgatatgaagaaatggccTCCGATGTCCACACTGAGAAAATCGAGTTAGAAACAAATTACGGAGAACTAACAACAATTGCCGATCAACAAGGAGAAGCCTTACACCGGGAGattaccgccattgtcaaccagcgGAAATCCAACATTcaggagatgaaaaacaaacacctatcaaccctgaataaaaatacagatgaaatcacacagaaaatggcggaactcaaacagatcatgtccgacttgaaatcaatcctaaaatcaaatgacgtctccttaacctctagttacaaatctaggaattccgaatttagaacattaccgcctaaagtccgagttACAGTACCCAGTTTTTctgctcagaaaataaacaaagatcagctcaatgagatgtttggttctctgtcgccattatccattaacacagaacatggcgacacaatcaagtcagcagaagctgtatcgtctcctccagtcaaaccactgcttgatgagccgcgcgtcaccgccaccatagacactgggtatgaATATCTAgccagtgttagctgtctgagtgaagatcaagtctggacatgcgGGGATAACGAAACCATGAAGCtcctcaacctccagagtaaactactgacatcaatacaaaccaagtcaagGAAACCACCAAcagacatagcagtgacacgggacggagatcttgtttatactgacactAGTGATGGAACTGTTAatttaattaagaataaacagatacagaccgtgatcacactacaggggtggtaCCCTCTCAATGTCTGCAGTACCGCCTCTggtgatctcctggttaccatgtacagtgatgatgacaaacaatccaaagtcgtgcgttactccggctccacagagaaacaaagcattcagtttgatgatcagggtcgtcctctctattcatctgGTGATTACATtaaatacctcagtgagaacaagaacctggatatctgtgtggctgacactagtgcagtagtggtggtcaatcagtcaggaaaactccgatttagatacactggtcatccctctaataccaagcAATCATTTTATCCATTcagcatcactacagacagccagagtcacatcctgacagcagactatgacaatcaccgtatccacatcctagatcaggacggacagttcctccatTACATTCACCTTCATTTACGCGCTCCatggggtttatgtgtggacatcagagacaacctctttgtggctgagttagacactgctaaagtgaagaaaatccaatatctataa